The Thiovulum sp. ES region GGAATATTTGAAGAATTATGATGATAAAACCAATTCCACTCATAAATCCAGAAATAACGGGATACGGCATGTATTTTATATATTCCCCGATTTTTCCAATTCCGAGAATTATTTGTAAAACTCCCGCCAAAACAAAAGTTGCAAGAATTGAAGGAAGAGCCTCTTCAAGAGTTCCAAAATATGCAATTTGAGAAGCAATTACAGTTGCAGAAACAACAGCCATTGGTCCTGTTGGACCACTAATTTGAGTGTTTGTTCCTCCGAAAATTGATGCAAAAATACCGAGTGCAATTGCCCCATAAAGTCCTGCGATTGCACCAAGACCAGAACTAACACCAAAAGCTAGGGCAAGAGGCAGAGCCACAATTGCTGCAGTTAAACCTCCAAAAATGTCTCCCCTAAGATGTGGAAATTTATTCACTCTGCTTATCCTGAATTAGTGCTTTAAATTGACTCTCATCTGGATCGTAATATTCAATTTCTCCCGTTGTCATGTCATACATCCAACCATGAATATGCAAATCACCTTTTTCGACTCGTTCCCGAACATATGGATAGCTCATCAAATTCTCAATTTGACTTACAACCGAAAGTTTTTCAGTAAGTCGTAAAAGTTCTTCATGATCTCCACTTTCACCAAGCCGTTTTGTAGCAGAAGTTTTTGCATTCTCACCAAGAGACAACCATTTTTTCGTGTGAATAAAAGGTTTGTCATCAAGATTTTGATAGAGAGAGGCAATTGCACCACATTGAGTATGTCCGCAAATAATAACTTCAGAAACATCTAATGCTGTTACACCATATTCAATTCCCGCAGCTGTGCTGTGATAATCTTCATCTGGTTTATAAGGAGCAACAAAATTTCCAACATTCCGAATTACAAAAAGATCTCCTGGATCAGTTTGAGTGATGAGGTTTGGAATAACTCGACTGTCTGCACAACCAATAAAAAGTGCTTTTGGGTTTTGACCTTTTTCAACAAGTTCAACAAGTTTGTTTGAATTCTCTTTGAAATATGTATCTACAAAAATTTTATTTCTGTCTAAAAGTTTGCTTGGCATTTTTAAATCCTTAAAAAAAATGTTTAAGTCAAAGACTATCTGTTTAAAAAAAGGGTTCTTGTGGCCGGAGGTTTAAAAGGTTTATATGGTTTGTATTTAAAAACAAACTCTGTAGAAAAGAAATAG contains the following coding sequences:
- a CDS encoding carbonic anhydrase (PFAM: Carbonic anhydrase), producing MPSKLLDRNKIFVDTYFKENSNKLVELVEKGQNPKALFIGCADSRVIPNLITQTDPGDLFVIRNVGNFVAPYKPDEDYHSTAAGIEYGVTALDVSEVIICGHTQCGAIASLYQNLDDKPFIHTKKWLSLGENAKTSATKRLGESGDHEELLRLTEKLSVVSQIENLMSYPYVRERVEKGDLHIHGWMYDMTTGEIEYYDPDESQFKALIQDKQSE